One genomic segment of Garra rufa chromosome 13, GarRuf1.0, whole genome shotgun sequence includes these proteins:
- the LOC141283541 gene encoding angiopoietin-related protein 7-like — protein MKSAKMIATSLAVLLLVVGHAMAQKNLAAVRQANPAQCCDEVRSLKVQVASLSNKLEEMNKKQKSDLLKVVRQMMELEKHNQQHEARVTEAESRYSEIHNKMGVMQLQAAQSAPRQSSSDATYDCASLYQKNYKISGEYKLSKDEFLGTPELNVYCDMENNGGGWTVIQRRKIGLTSFNRDWKQYKSGFGSIAGDFWLGNEHIYRLTRQPTVLRIEMEDFEGQTRYAEYSFFTLSNELNSYKLFIANYSGNAGDSLRYHNNTNFSTKDKDNDKCVDNCAQLRKGGYWYNCCTDSNINGVFYRHGSHTKNPDGISWYGWHGPNYSLKRVEMKIRPQSFAP, from the exons ATGAAAAGCGCAAAGATGATAGCTACATCCTTGGCTGTTTTGCTGCTAGTCGTAGGTCATGCAATGGCTCAGAAAAACTTGGCAGCAGTCAGACAAGCAAACCCAGCACAATGCTGCGATGAGGTGCGCTCCCTGAAGGTTCAGGTGGCCAGTCTGAGCAACAAATTGGAAGAAATGAACAAGAAGCAGAAGTCTGATCTTCTGAAGGTCGTCCGGCAGATGATGGAGCTGGAAAAGCATAACCAGCAGCATGAGGCCCGGGTCACAGAGGCAGAGAGCAGGTATTCAGAAATCCACAATAAGATGGGAGTCATGCAGCTGCAGGCTGCCCAATCTGCTCCAAGACAGAGCTCTTCAG ACGCAACTTATGATTGTGCATCCCTATACCAGAAGAATTACAAAATTTCTGGGGAGTATAAACTATCAAAAGATGAGTTCCTTGGAACACCTGAACTAAAT GTATATTGTGACATGGAGAACAATGGTGGTGGCTGGACCGTCATTCAGAGACGCAAGATTGGTCTGACAAGCTTCAACCGCGACTGGAAGCAGTACAAGAGTGGTTTCGGTTCAATCGCTGGTGACTTCTGGCTGGGCAATGAACACATCTATCGTCTGACTAGACAGCCCACAGTGCTGAGAATAGAGATGGAG GACTTTGAGGGTCAGACACGTTACGCTGAATATAGCTTCTTCACACTTAGCAACGAGTTGAACAGCTACAAGCTCTTCATCGCCAATTACAGCGGAAATGCTGGCGACTCTCTGCGTTACCACAATAATACCAACTTCAGCACTAAAGACAAGGACAATGACAAGTGTGTGGACAACTGCGCACAACTTCGCAAAG GTGGATACTGGTACAACTGCTGCACTGACTCAAATATTAATGGTGTGTTTTACCGCCATGGGTCACATACCAAGAATCCAGATGGCATCTCTTGGTACGGATGGCACGGACCTAACTATTCACTGAAGCGGGTGGAGATGAAGATCCGGCCACAAAGCTTTGCACCATAA